The Clostridia bacterium nucleotide sequence ATTCGCAGGCTGATGTTGATTTAAATGTGGTAATGACTGGGCAAGGTAAATTTGTAGAAATTCAAGGTACTGCTGAGGCGGAACCTTTTAGTCGCGAGGAGTTGGCAGAATTATTGAATTTAGCCACAGGCGGAATCGAACAATTAATAGTTCTACAAAAACAGGTTTTGGGGGTGTAAAATAAGGAGGTGGTAGACTCAGTGCCTAAGAAGGTATTAATTAGTCTTGAAAATGTTTATAAGACATATCTACTTGGTGAGGTTAAAGTAGGAGCCTTAAGCAATCTATCATTGAAGATATATCAGGGTGAATTAATGGTTGTT carries:
- a CDS encoding ribonuclease PH, whose protein sequence is SQADVDLNVVMTGQGKFVEIQGTAEAEPFSREELAELLNLATGGIEQLIVLQKQVLGV